Proteins co-encoded in one Conger conger chromosome 4, fConCon1.1, whole genome shotgun sequence genomic window:
- the usp46 gene encoding ubiquitin carboxyl-terminal hydrolase 46 yields MTVRNIASICNMGTNASALEKDIGPEQFPINEHYFGLVNFGNTCYCNSVLQALYFCRPFRENVLAYKAQQKKKENLLTCLADLFHSIATQKKKVGVIPPKKFISRLRKENDLFDNYMQQDAHEFLNYLLNTVADTLQDEARLDTPNGRLRNGTVAMETEPDNQAEPDNQAEPTWVHDIFQGTLTNETRCLNCETVSSKDEDFLDLSVDVEQNTSITHCLRDFSNTETLCSEYKYYCETCCSKQEAQKRMRVKRLPMILALHLKRFKYMEQLHRYTKLSYRVVFPLELRLFNTSGDARNLDRMYDLVAVVIHCGSGPNRGHYITIVKSHGFWLLFDDDIVEKIDAQAIEEFYGLTSDISKNSESGYILFYQSRE; encoded by the exons ATGACTGTCAGAAACATCGCCTCCATTTGTAATATG ggCACCAATGCCTCCGCTCTGGAGAAAGACATTGGTCCGGAGCAGTTTCCAATCAATGAACACTACTTCGGATTGGTCAAC TTTGGCAACACGTGCTACTGCAACTCCGTGCTGCAGGCGTTGTACTTCTGCCGGCCGTTCCGGGAGAACGTCCTGGCCTACAAGGCCcagcagaagaagaaggagaaccTCCTGACCTGCCTGGCGGACCTGTTCCACAGCATCGCCACGCAGAAGAAGAAGGTGGGCGTCATCCCACCCAAGAAGTTCATCTCCCGTCTGCGCAAGGAGAACG aCCTGTTTGATAACTACATGCAGCAGGACGCCCATGAGTTCCTGAACTACCTGCTGAACACCGTCGCTGACACGCTGCAGGACGAGGCCCGCCTGGACACGCCCAACGGCCGTCTGCGCAACGGCACCGTCGCCATGGAGACCGAGCCCGACAACCAGGCCGAGCCCGACAACCAGGCCGAGCCCACCTGGGTGCACGACATCTTCCAGGGAACACTGACCAATGAGACGCGCTGCCTCAACTGCGAGACT gtcagCAGTAAGGATGAGGACTTCCTGGACCTTTCTGTGGACGTCGAGCAGAACACCTCGATAACACACTGTCTCCG GGATTTCAGTAACACGGAGACCCTGTGCAGTGAGTATAAATACTACTGCGAAACCTGCTGCAGCAAGCAAGAAGCACAGAAacg GATGCGGGTGAAGAGGTTACCCATGATTCTGGCTCTGCACCTGAAGCGCTTTAAATACATGGAGCAGCTGCACCGCTACACCAAGCTGTCCTATCGCGTGGTGTTTCCACTGGAGCTCCGCCTCTTCAACACATCTGGCGACGCCCGCAACCTGGACCGCATGTACGACCTGGTCGCTGTAGTCATCCACTGTGGCAG TGGTCCAAACCGTGGCCATTACATCACTATTGTGAAGAGCCATGGCTTCTGGCTGCTCTTCGATGATGATATTGTGGAG aaaATCGATGCCCAGGCGATTGAGGAGTTTTACGGTCTGACCTCTGACATTTCTAAGAACTCAGAGTCTGGGTACATCCTGTTCTACCAGTCCAGAGAATAA